CCCGAACTTTTAGAGTTCATGGAAAATGGAGAAACTGGCAAAAAGCCGCGACTGTTTCACCATTTGTGGCACGATCGCATTAACATGGAATTTGCCGAAGAGTGCATGAGGTCGATGCTGTGGCACCGGGGGATGTACGTTCCTGTCAACCAGTTTGACCCCTATCTCGACAGCGACGAATACAAAGCAAATGCCGATCGCGCTATTAAAGCTTACTTCAAAAAAGACCCGTTCATGCTGGCGATGCACAAAGCATTCCCCGAAATGTTTTTAGAACAATGCCGCCAGATGTCTTATTACAGCAATCTCGGTTTATTCTGGGAAGTAATGGCACCGGTGTTTTTTGAAGTTTCCGACTTGTATGACGAAGGGAAAGTTACCACAGTCCCGCAGGCGATGGATTTCCTGGTAAATGGTATATTTGCGATCGCAGGGCGTCCGATTTACCACCACGTTCTCATCGATGGCGAAACCTACGAAATCATCCCGAAATCAAAAGGCTTCACTTGGCTGTACGAAGCAGCGCTACCTTACGTAGAATCGGTATTTTACCGCACTTCGCCGTTCCGGGGCACAAAATCTTACAACGCGCAAGCTAGGGAAGTTCCCGACGACCAAAAAGACTTCCACTACGGTATTTTGTATGCAGACAAATTCCCCGTAGGAACTGCCGGCATCCCGCCGACTCTGCTAGCCCAAGATATGCTGCACTTCCTGCCGCCTTATTTGATGGATTTCTACAAACAGCGGTGTCGCGGCGAAGATGATATCCTGAATCAAATTGGGGTGACTTTCCAGCGATCGATGTACTGCGTTACTTCAGGCGTGATTCAAGCTTTGCGAACTGCGCTATTATATCCTTTGGATGACCCCAATCCGAAGCATTTGAAGGCAAATCGGGCGTTTTTCGAGTCTCAGATCGATCGCTTCTGTCGCCCGGAATACGGCATGAAATATGCGGCGAAGTTGAACAATATTCAGACTTCGGATTACAGGTAAAGGATGTTTGTCCGCGAGGGAAGACGGCGGTTGAAACCGCGCCTACACAAACGATGTCCGCCGGACGCCGACTGAAGAAGGTAACATAATTTTAACCGCCCACTCTTCAACTCTTCAACCCGCGGAGGCGGGTTTTGTCTGTGTAGGCGCGATTTCAATCGCCGTCTTTTTAAGCAAATAAATCGAACATATGAATAGCAAAGACTTAGCCAAATATATTGAAGCAACGGACGGAATTTCCAAACCTTGGCTGTTGGTGCAACTGCGCCTGAAAAAATTGGAAGAAAGGCGATCGGAGATTTCGACTGAAGAATATATGATAGAACTTGCCGACCTCCACCGGGATTTAATGAATCTGGGCGAATGGTGGGTAGGAATCGAGGACGAAGTGTTTTAAGTTGTCTCCGATGCGAAGGCGTTGTGATTTTAATCAACCTTCAGTTTTAATAGTGCATCTGGGGGTTTTCGGCAAGTTCCTGAAATTTCACTTGCTTAGCCGTTGAGTCGTCTATTCATCAAACGTGATGCAATCACCGACTTTTTCACCAGCAATGTTTTCGGGAGAATCTTTCTGATTGGGGCTAATTAAGCTTCCACAAGTTCCCAAAAATTTAGTTTTTTCGCAATTTATAGCGATCGAATTGCTTTGAGCAGTGACTGAAACTAGATGGTAGTTGCTCCTGCGATCGCACTTTAAAATTTTTCCATCAAATCTTTTTCTGCCGCATAAACATCTCGTAGCTGTTGCAGCGCTGAAGCAGAAATGACCAATTTAACCTTAGCTACCAATTCGCCCCACTCCAACAAACCGTCAACTGAAACAGCCGCCTGGAAGTTGTGGGTATAGAATTTAGTCCAAAATCCGGGTGCTTGCTTGCCTTTCCAGCGTTTGTACCAGCGGCCAAAATCTTGAGGGGAAGGCGGATTTACTCGTAAGATTGGGGGGAAATCGGCGTAGCTGACAAACCGGCTGACACCTTTAGCATGGACATACACCATATAACGGCAGCATTCGATCCGATAAATGTCGTCTGTTGAGATGTTGAAAAGCAGTGCTACTGTGTCTTCGGTGACGAATCTCGCCAGCGGATGCAGCACTGGCGATTTGTGGATAATTTTTGATTCGCCGATCGCCGATGATTTTCTGGAAGTATCTGATATCATGTTAATTACCTGTTCTGTTAAGTAACGGTTCTGTTAAGTAACGGTTCTGTTAAGTGCCCGTTCTGTTAATTACGTATTCTGATACTGATTGCAGATGAGTCTCTTGATGGCAGGTCTTTAAGACAGCTAATAACTGTCTATGTAAGTTTTAAAGACGATCGCCCTTTAGTTTTCCATGCCGGGGGGCGATCGGCTTTTTTGATATGCTTATTTTAAGGTGGCATGACACCAAGTGTCAAGTATGGGTTTAGTTAGAGTCAAAGTTAGAGAATTAGCAGCCGAGAAGGGCTGGACGTTTAAGGAAGTCTCTGAACGATCGGGAGTCTTGTATAATACGGTAAAACACTATGCCCGCTGTCAATCTATGTCAAAGGTTGATTTCACTTCTCTGCTGAAGTTAGCTCGCACATTTGATGTGATGATTGAGGATGTGGTCGAGGTTTTGGAAGAATAGGTCGATCGGCTTTTTAGATATCTAATATTAAACGACAGCAGATTGTCATTTGTCAAGCAAGTATGAGCAAAGGGTTAGTGAGGTTGCGGATTCGGGAGTTTGCGGCTCAGAACGGCTGGACACTTAAGGAAGTTTCCGATCGATCGGGCGTTGGTTACAGTACCATTAGGAACTACGCCCAATGTCAAGGGATGACAACCGTTAACTTTGCCTACCTGCACAGATTGGCTCGGACTTTTGATGTGATGATTGAGGATTTAGTCGAGATTTTGGAAGAATAGCTGAAAGTCCGTTAGTCTTGTAGACTGAGAACGGGCTTTCGGTTTGTATGTCCTATTATATGACGCAATTGCATCAACTGTCAAGCATGGGTTTAGTCAGGCTAAAAATTCGAGAACTGGCGGCAGAGAAAGGCTGGACACTGAAGGAAGTGTCCGATCGTTCTGGGGTAATTTACAGTACAGTCAGAAGCTATGCTCGTCGTCCTGAAATGGCAATGGTTGATTTTACAGCAATCCACAAATTGGCGCGGACTTTTGATGTGATGATTGAGGATTTGGTTGAGATTATCGAGGAATAGGTCGATCGACCTTTCCACATTTTTACTATAATCGTTTTGTCGCGTCTTGTCAAGACGCGCTTAAACATTTTGCATCGCAGCTAAGAGCTCAGCTTAAAGATGCTAAGATTTAGTCGAAGTTGTTAATCTCCGGTTAGTTTTGTGACTAGAGCCAGTACCGCCATTGGAGTGAGCCCGATTATCAAGGATCTTGTGCAGAAAAAGGCGCTAGCAACCCGACTAACGCTGAAGGAAATTATTTATGTAGGGATGCTGGCGATCGATGATCTTGACGAAAAGCGCTTACAAGAATTAGCTGATAAGGTTCACCAGATGCAGGTGAATGGGGAGATTTGAGGGTTTGAGGGCGCTAACTTGGGAGTTCAGAAACCAAGTTTTTTACGAAAGATGCAAGTGAATGGGGAGATTTTATCGGTTGAGATTGATGTCCTATATGATAGGTGCGCGCATACTGTTTAGCTTGGGATTCTACTCAGGCGATTTGCATAATGCTGGCTTCCGGGATCGGTGAACCTTCTTCTTGCCAAGCTTCCAGATACATTTCGATCACTTCTTCGGCATTTCGGATGGCTGCTTCGCGCGTTTTACCGTGTGTACAGGGCATAATCACGCGATCGGCAAATTCTGGAATCGTCACTAAGAAAAGTCGATCTTCATCAGACCATTGGACGATCGTACTATATCGATTCATGAATCTTCCTCCTTTAACTCGTCGAGTTCCGCTAACAATATTGCCAACTGCTTCTCTAAATAGCGTGGCACATCATCTCCATCTTTGCCTGGAATTGTTAAGGTTTTGCTAATCAAAGGATGCTCCCATCTTTCATGGCTACCTTTTCCGCGTTTTGGCAAATAAATAAAGCCTTCACGGGTAATCTGAGCTTTTAACTCGCGAATTTTTCTAGGCATGGTGATTGTCTACTTTCTACCTCAATTTTATCACTTAGCCATTGATTTTAATTGTGCCTGTGTCCTTCTTGCGGTGGATGAGTATTCGTAGGGTGCGTCGCCATTCTTCAATCCCTGAATTAAATCGACAATCTCACGGCGACGCACCTTACACAATTTAATTCTCTGGAACTAGCAACATCCGCGATTCTATTTCTTCCCAGGTTTTTGCTGATATTCTCACTGCTGCTTCTTTGCATTGGATGATTAGATGATTGGCAGATAAATAATCTCCCAGTGCCTTTGCTTCTTGCTGAGATAATTTGACTATTTTTGGATCGAGATGGAGTGCATGATACCAGGTATCTAAAAGGCGATCGTCAAATGCTAAGTGTATTTGTTCGGGTTGATCAGCATCAGGCAATTGATCGCTGAGTAATTTCAGTTGAGCAATCAGTTCAGTCCACTTCACATCCTTGAAGATGTTAATTTTTTTAAGTTTTTCGGCAAGCGCGATGGCGATGGCGTAGGTGTCGCCTTTGGGGTTGGTGTTGACGATGGCGTTGGCGATGGCGTAGCTGCTGGCGATGGCGTAGGCGTAGGAGTAGGCGTAGGCGTAGGCGTTGGGGTTGGCGATGGCGTTGGCGTAGCTGCTGGCGTTGGCGATGGCGTAGGCGTAGGCGATCATGATCGCCCCAGCACGTTTACCCACAGGCTTAAAATCACCTTCCGAACCCTTAGTCGCTGCATCTGCCCATTGCAAAAGCCCTTGCAACTTCGGCTGGTTAATAATGTACTTTTGAGCCTCTTTTTCCATTAACAGCAACAACTTATCAGCCCCATTTTTTGCACGCACCAACCCCGCCACCAACAAAAATACCTCTCGCCAACGTGAATCGAAAAGATGATCGGTAACTAACTGCTCAATTAAATTATTATCAGCAATATATTGAGCGGTCAGATATTCCTGAAGCGTCAAATGCGAAAACGAGTACACATCCTCAGCCCGTTCTACCAAAATCCCCTGTTGAACTGCGATCGCATTCAGCACCGCCTCACCATCTAAATGCTTCGGTACATTCAAATTACTTGCTAAAAAAGTTTTGATTGGCTCAACCACTTCTCGCTGCGAAAAAAACAGCTTATCAGTCTCAAAACCAGTATAAGCAATCTCCGATAACAAACTCTCCTCTAACTCCGTGCTGAGTCCTTGATAAATTTCATTTCGCAGAATCCGTTTTTCCGCAGCCCATTCTTCCAACAATATCCGCAAAGCCTTTTTATAGAGAACGCTGCGATTATTCGGAAAGTTTTGCGATCTGTCATAATTGAGACAGAGGAAAGTTAGCAATAATGGCGTGTGCGCTAACTCTTTAGCCGCTGCATATTCTGGCTTTTGCAATAACTCCCAACATTTTTGAGCAGTTCCCGCTTGTTTGTCAACCTCAGACTGAAACCAGTTATCAATAAATTGCTCAATTTGAGTATTGTCAAAGTCGGCAAGTTTGACATCGGTAAAGCGTTTAAAGTTGTTGCGATAAGCTGCTGTGCGACAAGAGACAATGAAGCGATTTTTGTCATAGCGATCGACAAAATCTTGAATTTTACTAATTACCTCATTGGTGTTGACTGTCGGCACTTCATCCAATCCATCCAACAAGATTAACAGTTTTCCCTGCTCTAACAACTTATCGATAAACTTCTCAGAATCGGGAAAGCCACAAATTTTAAACTCTTCAACAATAACTTTTTCAATCTCGATCTGGTTCGATGTAAAACTTTTAAGTTCAATAAAAACAGGAATGCGATCGTGCTTAAATTTACCTTTTTTGCCCTTCAGTGCTTCGAGTCCCATTTTCCGCAAAAATGTAGACTTTCCCGCTCCCGGCTGCCCTAAAACCATCAAATATTGCTTCTGATTGGCAATTTTTAGCCCTTCTTGCTTCTGGCATTTTTGCTGCTGAAAATTTCGCTGTTTAGCTTTGCGGTAAGTTGCCTCTATATTTTGGATTGATTCAAAACTGCGGATTTGTTGCTCATCCAAAAACTGCACAGCAGTATAAACCGATTCTAATGGCACAGCCTCCCGCATTCCCAGCGCTTTCAGAATGCCGTGACGCTTCCAGTAACGTTTGCCGTATTCCCCCGATGCAGTGTAAATTAGCTCTTTAGTTTTGTCATCTAGCTTTTTGCCTATAAAACCGAGAAATTTGCCACCGCCTTCAAAGACTGACTGGAAAACTGGGAGGGCGATACCGCTAACACAAGCTATACCAAATGCTTCAATTCCTGTCATGAGAGTATTGATGAGGTTTTGAGGATAAATCTATCTACAACTCCTGCTTGACAGACTCCGCCAACCGCTGGGCATTTTCTCGGCGGTAAACATTAATCGGACTGTTGCGAATATCAGCTTCTACCATCGCAATCAATTCATCTAGTGTTTGAGTCCAAGCTTCGAGCATTCGGTTACTTTCCCGAAGCATGGCGACAGTGTTCTTAACTTTCTCTGGTTCGGGAAGTTGTTTTTGTTCGCTCATAATATGTTCCAATCCCTTTTAGCTTCTTGAACACTTGCCAATGACGCATCAAGCGCTACTTGTCCTTGCTCAATGCTCCGATACAGTAAATCCAGCATAGCAGAGGAGGCGATCGGCTGAGCCTCAGCAATCCGCAGTAACAAGGTGTATAAACGAGAATAAGGCTCTCTGAGCCGTTCTGCGGCATTTTGAAGCTGGTCTAAAACCGTAGCAGTTGCTTCCATTTCGCCATACTGCTCAAAGATGGCAAATTAGGCATTTTTTGTCTTGTCAAGACGCGCTTAAGCATTTTGCATCGCAGCTAAGAGCTCAGCTTAAAGATGCTAAGATTTAGTCGATGTTGTTAATCTCCGGTTAGTTTTGTGACACGAGCCAGTACCGCCATTGGAGTCAGCCCGATTATCAAGGATCTTGTGCAGAAAAAGGCGCTAGCAACCCGACTAACGCTGAAGGAAATTATTTATGTAGGGATGCTGGCGATCGATGATTTAGATGAAAAGCGCTTGCAAGAATTGGCTGACAAGGTGCATCAGATGCAGGTGAATGGGGAAATTTGAGGGTTTGAGGGCGCGAACTCTTGGGGGTTCAGAAACCGGGTTTTTTACAAAAAGACACGTTGCAGCCCTAAAATTTGCTGAAAAACCCGGTTTCTTTGGTGGGAGTGCGTAAGTCCCATCGATCGTCTCAAATGGTAGAATTCTCTGGAACTAGCAACATCCGCGATTCTATTTCTGCCCAGGTTTTTGCTGATATTCTCACTGCTGCTTCTTTGCATTGGATGATCAGATGATTGGCATATAAATAATCTGCCAGCGCCTTTGCTTCTTCCTGAGATAATTGAACTATTTCTGGATCGAGATCGAGTGCATTGCACCAGGTATTTAAAAGGCGAGGGGTAAATCCTAACTGTGTTTGTTGAGGTTGGTGAGCCTCAGGCAATTGCTTTTGCAGTTTTTTCAGTTGAGCAATCAATTGAGTCCATTTCACCTCCTTAAATATTTGAATTTTTTTAAATTCTTCAGCCAGTGCGATGGAGTATACCTTGGCGTAGGCGCAGACGTTGGCGTAGGCGTAGGGGTAGGTGTTAGTATGGGCGACGGCGCTGGCGATGGGGTTCCCGATGCCGTAGGCGTTGGTGATGGCGCAGCCGTTGGCCCTGGCGTTGGCGTTGGTTTTGGTGTGGGCGCAAGCGTTGATAAGCGCCGCAGCGCGTTTACCCACCGGCTTAAAATCACCTTCCGAGCCATTAGTTGCTGCATCGGCCCATTGCAATAGCCGTTGTAACTTCGGCGTGTTAATGTACTTTTGAGCCTCTGTTTCCATTAACAGCAGCAAGTCGTCAGCCCCCTGAAGTGAAGGTACCAACCCCGCCACCAACAAAAAAACCTCTCGCCAGCGTGAATCGGAAAGATGGCAGGTAACTAACTGCTCGATTAAATTACGATCGGCAATATATTGAGCGGTGAGATATTCCTGAAGTGTCCGATGGGAAAAAGAGTACAGATTTTCGGCTTGTTTTACCAAAATCCCCTGTTGAAGTGCGATCGCATTTAGCAGCGCCTCACCGTCTAAATGCTTGGGTACATTCAAATTACTTGCTAAAAAAGTTTTGATTGGCTCAACGACTTCTCGCACCGAAAAAAACTGGCGATCGAGATCAAAACCAGTATAAGCAATCTCCGATAACAAAATCTCTTCTAATTCGGTGCTGAGTCCTTGATAAATTTCATCTGGCAGAATCCGCTTGGACGCTGCCCCTGCTTCCAACAATATCTGCAAAGCTTGTTTGTAGAGAAGGCTGCGATTATTCGGAAGGTTTTGCGATCGGTCAAAAGTTAGACACAATAAACTTAGCAATAATGGTGTGCGGGCTAGCTCTTTAGCCGCTGCATATTCTGGTTTTTGCAATAACTCCCAACATTTTTGACCCATTTCCGGTTGTCGGGCGACCTCAGACTTAAACCAGTTAGCAATAAATTGGTTAATCTGACTATCGTCACAATCGGCAATTTTTACATTAATAAATCGTTTAAAATTGTTTCTATAAGCGGCAGTCCGACAAGAGAAAATGAATCGATTTTTGTCATGACTGCCCACAAAATTTTCAATGTTACTCATTACCTCATTTTTGTTTATTGTCGGCACTTCATCCAATCCATCCAGCAAAATTAAAATTTTTCCCTGCTCTAATGCCTTAGCGATAAATTGCTCAGAATCAGGAAAGCCACAATTTTTAAATTTTTCAATGATAACTTTTTCAATCTCTATCTGGCTAGATGTCAAGCTTTGAAGTTCAATAAAAACTGGAAGACAATCCTGCTGATATCCGCCTTGTCTGCCCTTCAATGCTTCGAGTCCTATTTGCCGCAGAAATGTAGATTTTCCCGCTCCTGGCTCCCCTAAAACCATCAAATATTGGTTCTGATTAGCAATTTTTAGCCCTGCTTGCTTCTGGCAATCGGGGTACTGAAAATTTCGCTCTTTAGCTTGGCGGTAAGCTTTCTGTAAATTTGGAAATGCTTCAAAACTGTGGATTGGTTGCTCATCCAAAAACTGCACAGCAGTATAAACTGATTCTAATGCCATAGCCTCGGGCATTCCCAAGGCTTTCAGAAGGCTGTGACAATTGAAGTAACGTCTGCCGTATTCTTCCGATGCAGTGTAAATTAGTTGCTGAGTTTTCATATCTAG
The genomic region above belongs to Microcoleus sp. bin38.metabat.b11b12b14.051 and contains:
- a CDS encoding type II toxin-antitoxin system HicB family antitoxin, with the translated sequence MNRYSTIVQWSDEDRLFLVTIPEFADRVIMPCTHGKTREAAIRNAEEVIEMYLEAWQEEGSPIPEASIMQIA
- a CDS encoding NACHT domain-containing protein, with amino-acid sequence MTKIESFVASCLTEIALPIFQSLWGTDAKSLGFMGKTLDMKTQQLIYTASEEYGRRYFNCHSLLKALGMPEAMALESVYTAVQFLDEQPIHSFEAFPNLQKAYRQAKERNFQYPDCQKQAGLKIANQNQYLMVLGEPGAGKSTFLRQIGLEALKGRQGGYQQDCLPVFIELQSLTSSQIEIEKVIIEKFKNCGFPDSEQFIAKALEQGKILILLDGLDEVPTINKNEVMSNIENFVGSHDKNRFIFSCRTAAYRNNFKRFINVKIADCDDSQINQFIANWFKSEVARQPEMGQKCWELLQKPEYAAAKELARTPLLLSLLCLTFDRSQNLPNNRSLLYKQALQILLEAGAASKRILPDEIYQGLSTELEEILLSEIAYTGFDLDRQFFSVREVVEPIKTFLASNLNVPKHLDGEALLNAIALQQGILVKQAENLYSFSHRTLQEYLTAQYIADRNLIEQLVTCHLSDSRWREVFLLVAGLVPSLQGADDLLLLMETEAQKYINTPKLQRLLQWADAATNGSEGDFKPVGKRAAALINACAHTKTNANARANGCAITNAYGIGNPIASAVAHTNTYPYAYANVCAYAKVYSIALAEEFKKIQIFKEVKWTQLIAQLKKLQKQLPEAHQPQQTQLGFTPRLLNTWCNALDLDPEIVQLSQEEAKALADYLYANHLIIQCKEAAVRISAKTWAEIESRMLLVPENSTI
- a CDS encoding NACHT domain-containing protein; the encoded protein is MTGIEAFGIACVSGIALPVFQSVFEGGGKFLGFIGKKLDDKTKELIYTASGEYGKRYWKRHGILKALGMREAVPLESVYTAVQFLDEQQIRSFESIQNIEATYRKAKQRNFQQQKCQKQEGLKIANQKQYLMVLGQPGAGKSTFLRKMGLEALKGKKGKFKHDRIPVFIELKSFTSNQIEIEKVIVEEFKICGFPDSEKFIDKLLEQGKLLILLDGLDEVPTVNTNEVISKIQDFVDRYDKNRFIVSCRTAAYRNNFKRFTDVKLADFDNTQIEQFIDNWFQSEVDKQAGTAQKCWELLQKPEYAAAKELAHTPLLLTFLCLNYDRSQNFPNNRSVLYKKALRILLEEWAAEKRILRNEIYQGLSTELEESLLSEIAYTGFETDKLFFSQREVVEPIKTFLASNLNVPKHLDGEAVLNAIAVQQGILVERAEDVYSFSHLTLQEYLTAQYIADNNLIEQLVTDHLFDSRWREVFLLVAGLVRAKNGADKLLLLMEKEAQKYIINQPKLQGLLQWADAATKGSEGDFKPVGKRAGAIMIAYAYAIANASSYANAIANPNAYAYAYSYAYAIASSYAIANAIVNTNPKGDTYAIAIALAEKLKKINIFKDVKWTELIAQLKLLSDQLPDADQPEQIHLAFDDRLLDTWYHALHLDPKIVKLSQQEAKALGDYLSANHLIIQCKEAAVRISAKTWEEIESRMLLVPEN
- a CDS encoding CO2 hydration protein; translated protein: MVQTPSKPATKLPPSKHEFAEVIHRLEAGGAMIPDTPENLMQIIAIWKAYAVPMDFYWRDLLYIAERVFLNPLPFFKYFLPQEYLDLQNHYSGDGADLRIWRGTGSAHPELLEFMENGETGKKPRLFHHLWHDRINMEFAEECMRSMLWHRGMYVPVNQFDPYLDSDEYKANADRAIKAYFKKDPFMLAMHKAFPEMFLEQCRQMSYYSNLGLFWEVMAPVFFEVSDLYDEGKVTTVPQAMDFLVNGIFAIAGRPIYHHVLIDGETYEIIPKSKGFTWLYEAALPYVESVFYRTSPFRGTKSYNAQAREVPDDQKDFHYGILYADKFPVGTAGIPPTLLAQDMLHFLPPYLMDFYKQRCRGEDDILNQIGVTFQRSMYCVTSGVIQALRTALLYPLDDPNPKHLKANRAFFESQIDRFCRPEYGMKYAAKLNNIQTSDYR
- a CDS encoding type II toxin-antitoxin system HicA family toxin produces the protein MPRKIRELKAQITREGFIYLPKRGKGSHERWEHPLISKTLTIPGKDGDDVPRYLEKQLAILLAELDELKEEDS
- a CDS encoding helix-turn-helix transcriptional regulator, with the translated sequence MGLVRLKIRELAAEKGWTLKEVSDRSGVIYSTVRSYARRPEMAMVDFTAIHKLARTFDVMIEDLVEIIEE
- a CDS encoding helix-turn-helix transcriptional regulator, with the protein product MSKGLVRLRIREFAAQNGWTLKEVSDRSGVGYSTIRNYAQCQGMTTVNFAYLHRLARTFDVMIEDLVEILEE
- a CDS encoding helix-turn-helix transcriptional regulator — encoded protein: MGLVRVKVRELAAEKGWTFKEVSERSGVLYNTVKHYARCQSMSKVDFTSLLKLARTFDVMIEDVVEVLEE